The following proteins come from a genomic window of Geothrix edaphica:
- a CDS encoding hybrid sensor histidine kinase/response regulator, whose amino-acid sequence MSDRERARQTGPAGPPPGAGKSAPGPGSVAVESRGISEEVLREANEGLVLATVNAQAMTDAAEQAAAQLREANESLVIATVNAQTLAQAAEQAAAQISYTAHLEAQLLEAQKLETLGVLAGGVAHDFNNLLTAMLGNANLGTMAAEEGRSVAPYFAAIEKAAMRAASLTRQLLAYAGTGKPVMAEVDLGIVVKEVIQVFTASLPRNVTLSCDLAERLPLVHGDATQIFQVLMNLVTNAAEACQTDREGRINIRTREEYMDEAALGVGHWVLPLTPGRYATLDVRDTGEGMEPEVVKRAFEPFFTTKFTGRGLGLAAVMGIIRSHGGGLWVGSEPDCGSSFKIFMPAMADSALMPPPEALPQAWRGQGRILVVDDELAVGQVARSMAEHFGFSVLDARDGLEAVELFRLHHGELAMVLMDLIMPGMGGQEAFREMRKIDSTVPVVLSSGYNVSDTDLFVEGLAGLLKKPYRLAEFQEALQRALAMRLLPPG is encoded by the coding sequence ATGAGCGACCGTGAGCGCGCCCGCCAGACGGGCCCGGCCGGACCTCCGCCTGGGGCGGGCAAAAGCGCGCCTGGCCCGGGCTCGGTGGCGGTGGAGAGCAGAGGAATCAGCGAAGAGGTGCTGCGGGAAGCGAATGAGGGCCTCGTCCTTGCGACCGTCAACGCCCAGGCCATGACGGATGCGGCGGAGCAGGCCGCCGCGCAGCTGCGGGAAGCGAACGAAAGCCTTGTCATCGCGACGGTCAATGCCCAGACCCTGGCCCAGGCTGCCGAGCAGGCCGCCGCCCAGATCTCCTATACCGCCCACCTCGAAGCCCAGCTTCTGGAGGCCCAGAAGCTGGAGACCCTCGGCGTGCTCGCCGGTGGCGTCGCCCACGACTTCAACAACCTCCTCACCGCCATGCTGGGCAATGCGAACCTGGGCACCATGGCCGCGGAAGAGGGGCGCAGCGTGGCGCCCTATTTCGCGGCCATCGAGAAGGCGGCCATGCGGGCGGCCAGTCTCACGCGCCAGCTGCTGGCCTACGCGGGGACCGGGAAACCGGTCATGGCCGAGGTCGACCTCGGGATTGTCGTCAAGGAGGTCATCCAGGTCTTCACCGCCTCCCTTCCCAGGAACGTGACCCTCAGCTGCGATCTGGCGGAGCGGCTCCCGCTGGTGCATGGCGACGCCACCCAGATCTTCCAGGTCCTCATGAACCTGGTCACCAATGCTGCTGAAGCTTGCCAGACAGACAGGGAGGGCCGGATCAACATCCGGACCCGCGAGGAGTACATGGACGAGGCGGCCCTCGGGGTCGGCCACTGGGTACTGCCCTTGACGCCGGGCCGCTACGCCACGCTGGATGTAAGGGATACGGGGGAGGGGATGGAGCCCGAGGTGGTGAAGCGGGCCTTCGAGCCCTTCTTCACGACGAAATTCACGGGCCGCGGGCTGGGCCTGGCCGCGGTGATGGGAATCATCCGCAGCCACGGGGGCGGGCTCTGGGTGGGAAGCGAGCCCGATTGCGGCTCCTCCTTCAAGATCTTCATGCCCGCCATGGCGGACTCGGCGTTGATGCCTCCCCCGGAAGCTTTGCCGCAGGCCTGGCGTGGGCAGGGTCGCATCCTCGTGGTCGATGATGAGCTGGCCGTCGGCCAGGTGGCCCGGAGCATGGCGGAGCACTTCGGCTTCTCCGTCCTTGACGCCAGGGATGGCCTGGAGGCCGTGGAGCTCTTCCGCCTGCACCACGGGGAGCTGGCCATGGTGCTCATGGACCTCATCATGCCGGGCATGGGCGGGCAGGAGGCCTTCCGGGAAATGCGGAAAATCGACAGCACCGTCCCGGTGGTGCTCAGCAGCGGCTACAACGTTTCGGACACGGACCTCTTCGTCGAGGGGCTGGCCGGGCTCCTCAAGAAGCCCTATCGGCTGGCAGAGTTCCAGGAAGCCCTTCAGCGGGCCCTGGCGATGCGGCTGCTTCCGCCAGGCTAG
- a CDS encoding RrF2 family transcriptional regulator has product MVKGSAKGRYGLLLMVELALQAGRGPVLVADIAERQALPVKFLRVLLGNLKAAGLIKVQRGPSGGCELTRHPSHITALEVLEALEGRFAAGRLPADATHGARAVRELWSRSTEAARAVLRGTTLADLADRHQALEVDSQGYSI; this is encoded by the coding sequence ATGGTGAAGGGGTCGGCCAAGGGACGCTACGGGTTGCTGCTCATGGTGGAGCTGGCGCTCCAGGCGGGGCGTGGGCCGGTGCTGGTGGCGGACATCGCCGAGCGCCAGGCCCTCCCCGTCAAGTTCCTCCGCGTGCTGCTGGGCAACCTCAAGGCCGCCGGCCTCATCAAGGTGCAGCGGGGCCCCAGCGGCGGCTGCGAGCTGACGCGGCACCCCAGCCACATCACGGCCCTGGAGGTGCTGGAGGCCCTGGAAGGCCGCTTCGCCGCCGGCAGGCTGCCCGCCGATGCCACCCACGGCGCCCGCGCGGTACGCGAGCTCTGGTCCCGCAGCACCGAGGCCGCCCGCGCCGTCCTCCGCGGCACCACCCTCGCCGACCTGGCCGACCGCCACCAGGCGCTGGAGGTGGACAGCCAGGGGTACTCGATCTGA
- the cysK gene encoding cysteine synthase A — MSQPTRPTDRPNRVEHAYELVGYTPVVRLNRLVPKGSAKVYVKLESANPGGSVKDRIALSMIQDAEARGALMPGMTLLEATSGNTGIGLAFVAAAKGYKITLVMPDTMTQERRSLLKAYGAELLLTPGSGGMKAAVDKAQELADGDPSYFLVRQFENPANPAVHRRTTALEILEQVPELDAFVAGVGTGGTVTGVGEVLAEKKPGTLVVAVEPETSPLLSEGKAGPHKLQGLGPNFVPGILNRKAFQRVRPVGYDDAIAITRRLAREEGLLTGISTGAIVFAALEVAKELGEGKTVVAVLCDTGERYLTHPLFAEIDGPAL; from the coding sequence ATGAGCCAGCCGACCCGCCCCACCGACCGCCCCAATCGCGTCGAGCACGCCTACGAACTGGTGGGCTACACGCCCGTCGTGCGGCTAAACCGCTTGGTGCCGAAGGGCTCGGCCAAGGTCTACGTGAAGCTGGAGAGCGCCAACCCCGGCGGCAGCGTCAAGGATCGCATCGCCCTGAGCATGATCCAGGACGCCGAGGCCCGCGGCGCGCTGATGCCGGGCATGACGCTGCTGGAGGCCACCAGCGGCAACACGGGCATCGGCCTCGCCTTCGTGGCGGCCGCGAAGGGCTACAAGATCACGCTGGTGATGCCCGACACCATGACCCAGGAGCGCCGCTCCCTCTTGAAGGCCTACGGCGCGGAGCTGCTGCTGACGCCGGGCTCCGGGGGCATGAAGGCCGCCGTGGACAAGGCCCAGGAGCTCGCGGATGGCGATCCTTCCTACTTCCTGGTGCGCCAGTTCGAGAATCCCGCCAACCCCGCGGTCCACCGCCGGACCACGGCCCTGGAGATCCTCGAGCAGGTGCCGGAGCTGGATGCCTTCGTGGCCGGCGTGGGCACGGGCGGCACCGTGACCGGCGTGGGCGAGGTGCTGGCCGAGAAGAAGCCCGGCACCCTCGTGGTCGCCGTGGAGCCCGAGACTTCGCCCCTGCTGAGCGAGGGGAAGGCCGGCCCGCACAAGCTCCAGGGCCTGGGGCCGAACTTCGTGCCGGGCATCCTCAACAGGAAGGCCTTCCAGCGCGTCCGCCCCGTGGGCTATGACGATGCCATCGCCATCACGCGCCGCCTGGCCAGGGAGGAGGGCCTGCTCACGGGCATCAGCACCGGCGCCATCGTCTTCGCGGCCCTGGAAGTGGCCAAGGAACTGGGCGAGGGCAAGACCGTGGTGGCCGTGCTCTGCGATACCGGCGAGCGCTACCTCACGCATCCCCTCTTCGCCGAGATTGATGGACCGGCGCTCTAG
- a CDS encoding DUF4395 domain-containing protein produces the protein MAERAEPNPKEARPGPSCPIAPDLVDETAGRIAACLSLALLVLAVWRGWGWAVLALAADFALRASGRATLSPVARAAGFLRRVSGLPERRINAGPKRFAASVGFLFSLGIGLALLAGLRPLGLGLALVLGACAGLEAFFGFCLACQIHPWLPWVRAGAGPPGPFEADEPAR, from the coding sequence ATGGCGGAGCGCGCGGAACCGAACCCGAAGGAGGCCCGCCCGGGCCCGAGCTGCCCCATCGCCCCGGATCTGGTGGATGAGACAGCCGGGCGGATCGCGGCCTGCCTGTCCCTGGCGCTACTGGTGCTGGCGGTCTGGCGGGGGTGGGGCTGGGCCGTCCTGGCCCTGGCGGCCGACTTCGCCCTCCGCGCCTCGGGCCGCGCGACCCTCAGCCCCGTGGCCCGCGCCGCGGGTTTCCTCCGCCGGGTGAGCGGCCTTCCCGAGCGGAGGATCAATGCGGGTCCCAAGCGCTTCGCGGCGTCCGTGGGGTTCCTGTTCTCGCTGGGGATCGGGCTGGCCCTGCTGGCCGGCCTCCGGCCCCTGGGCCTCGGGCTGGCGCTCGTCCTGGGGGCCTGCGCCGGGCTGGAGGCCTTCTTCGGGTTCTGCCTGGCCTGCCAGATCCACCCCTGGTTGCCGTGGGTTCGTGCCGGCGCCGGCCCGCCGGGCCCCTTCGAGGCGGACGAACCGGCCCGGTGA
- a CDS encoding CAP domain-containing protein: protein MRILPLLLLTLSLPAQTIPAVPEKATAFERAVVQEMSDARVQPKAYAKHLRELRPYFEGTLWNRPGRVPLRTEEGVAALDEAIAFLESARPVGPLRFNEGLARAARLHALDIGPRGSLEHVGSDGSRLSDRLNRRGRWEGLIAENISTGEEEARQVVLQLLIDDGVASRGHRRNLFNPGLHQAGAGAAPHRDYRIVMVIDYADGFVAR from the coding sequence ATGAGGATCCTCCCGCTGCTGCTCCTGACGCTGTCCCTCCCGGCCCAGACGATACCGGCGGTTCCGGAGAAGGCCACGGCCTTCGAGCGGGCGGTGGTCCAGGAGATGAGCGACGCACGGGTGCAGCCGAAGGCCTACGCGAAGCACCTGCGAGAGCTGCGGCCGTACTTCGAGGGCACGCTCTGGAACCGGCCTGGCCGCGTGCCGCTGCGCACGGAGGAGGGCGTGGCCGCCCTGGACGAGGCCATCGCCTTCCTGGAATCGGCCCGGCCGGTGGGGCCCTTGCGCTTCAACGAAGGCCTGGCCCGGGCGGCCCGGCTGCATGCCCTGGACATCGGGCCCCGGGGCTCGCTCGAACACGTGGGGTCCGACGGCAGCCGCCTCTCGGATCGCCTGAACCGGCGCGGTCGCTGGGAAGGACTCATCGCCGAGAACATCAGCACCGGCGAGGAGGAGGCCCGCCAGGTGGTGCTCCAGCTGCTGATCGACGATGGCGTGGCCAGCCGCGGGCACCGGAGGAACCTCTTCAACCCCGGGCTGCACCAGGCCGGAGCCGGTGCCGCGCCGCACCGGGACTACCGCATCGTGATGGTGATCGACTACGCAGACGGGTTCGTGGCGCGCTAA
- a CDS encoding MlaE family ABC transporter permease, translating into MAFLARLGAPVRGFLEFLGDQAHLVLRTLRSGLALRAGQLAAVGGQTGLQIRFTGLDAGVLVAGTALLLGAVTLIQAFSQLSGLGAENYIGTLMVLIVLRELGPLLTAVLVIGRSSTAIAAELGAMQLNGEVDALAAHGVDPYQYLLLPRWLGVLVSVFALVVFFDAAALGGGFLVARLKYGITWAFFMASVRQALSNLDFAATLLKVFFFSGAITFHACHFGLRVQRSQTEIPQAVTRTVVSALVAVFILDGLIAALFYF; encoded by the coding sequence ATGGCTTTCCTTGCGCGGCTGGGTGCGCCGGTGCGCGGCTTCCTGGAGTTCCTGGGCGACCAGGCGCACTTGGTGCTTCGGACGCTGCGCTCGGGCTTGGCCCTCCGCGCCGGTCAGCTGGCGGCGGTGGGCGGGCAGACCGGACTCCAGATCCGCTTCACGGGCCTCGATGCGGGAGTGCTCGTGGCGGGCACGGCCCTGCTGCTGGGCGCGGTGACGCTCATCCAGGCCTTCAGTCAGCTGTCCGGCCTGGGCGCGGAGAACTACATCGGCACGCTCATGGTGCTCATCGTCCTGCGGGAGCTGGGCCCGCTGCTGACGGCCGTGCTGGTCATCGGCCGCAGCTCCACGGCCATCGCGGCGGAGCTGGGTGCCATGCAGCTCAACGGCGAGGTGGACGCGCTGGCGGCCCACGGTGTGGACCCCTACCAGTACCTGCTGCTGCCCCGCTGGCTGGGGGTGCTCGTGTCGGTCTTCGCCCTGGTGGTGTTCTTCGACGCCGCGGCCCTGGGCGGCGGCTTCCTGGTGGCCCGGCTGAAGTACGGCATCACCTGGGCCTTCTTCATGGCCTCCGTGCGACAGGCGCTGTCGAACCTCGATTTCGCGGCGACCCTGCTGAAGGTCTTCTTCTTCTCCGGCGCCATCACCTTCCACGCCTGCCACTTCGGGCTCCGCGTCCAGCGCAGCCAGACCGAGATCCCGCAGGCCGTCACCCGCACCGTGGTGTCCGCCCTGGTGGCGGTGTTCATCCTCGACGGCCTCATCGCCGCGCTCTTCTACTTCTGA
- a CDS encoding ATP-binding cassette domain-containing protein, with product MLQGRGISCASPDGRALLEGLDLQVPKGGNLLVTGPSGSGKSRLLKVVAGMERPRGGEVRIAGLAVWPGDGALALVGRVRMGFAFASGGLLSNLSLADNVALPLRFQGLPKPEVLRRTWGALERLGLEAVARLRPHAVSGAARKHANLARVLALEPDLILLDAPLEGLDAADRAVALDLIRAWAADPACTLVMASEEAQDFQGLEAESLPLPQEPMLMEST from the coding sequence ATGCTCCAGGGCCGCGGCATCTCCTGCGCTTCACCGGACGGGCGGGCCCTGCTGGAGGGGCTGGACCTGCAGGTGCCGAAGGGCGGGAACCTGCTGGTCACGGGGCCCAGCGGCTCCGGCAAGAGCCGCCTGCTGAAGGTGGTCGCGGGCATGGAGCGCCCGAGGGGCGGAGAAGTCCGGATCGCGGGTCTCGCGGTCTGGCCGGGTGATGGGGCCCTGGCCCTGGTGGGGCGCGTCCGGATGGGCTTCGCCTTCGCCTCGGGCGGACTGCTGTCAAACCTCAGCCTGGCGGACAACGTGGCCCTCCCCCTGCGGTTCCAGGGACTGCCGAAACCCGAGGTCCTGCGCCGGACCTGGGGCGCGCTGGAGCGGCTGGGCCTCGAGGCGGTGGCCCGGCTCCGGCCCCATGCGGTGAGCGGCGCCGCGCGGAAGCACGCGAACCTGGCCCGCGTACTGGCCCTCGAACCGGACCTGATCCTGCTGGACGCTCCGCTGGAGGGCCTGGACGCCGCGGATCGCGCCGTGGCCCTGGACCTGATCCGCGCCTGGGCCGCGGATCCTGCCTGCACGCTCGTGATGGCCTCGGAGGAGGCCCAGGATTTTCAGGGACTGGAGGCGGAGAGTCTCCCGCTGCCCCAGGAGCCCATGCTCATGGAGTCGACGTGA
- a CDS encoding MlaD family protein encodes MNFEKQDARLGLFVLLALVLFIGLLAYKNAGAVTEKTYPLVVRLEQMEGLVPGTDVQLRGYRVGAVERLDMRQEGTDYHFLATLAVRTDIRLWRGTRAVVAPKGVGSVMLDLRLPPPGERTVVLVAGDQIPGEEGVSLGGVLERADRLLANLNISLDAVRERVRQKGLGDLLEHPSVAQALRSLDATLREFQALAREGRGLASHADRSMGEADRALVDLEKSLAVTRALLEKRAPELDRILVSLASVLQQSDTLLARFQAEDQPELEASLKALRRSLDSVEELLQLLKQKPSRVVWGTPSEAEREKARQALEAAKAPASPK; translated from the coding sequence GTGAACTTCGAGAAGCAGGATGCCCGGCTCGGGCTCTTCGTCCTCCTGGCCCTGGTCCTGTTCATCGGGCTGCTGGCCTACAAGAACGCGGGTGCCGTCACTGAGAAGACCTACCCGCTGGTGGTGCGGCTCGAGCAGATGGAAGGGCTGGTGCCCGGCACCGACGTGCAGCTGAGGGGCTACCGGGTGGGCGCCGTGGAGCGGCTCGACATGCGGCAGGAGGGAACGGACTACCACTTCCTGGCCACCCTGGCCGTGCGAACGGACATCCGCCTCTGGCGGGGCACCCGGGCCGTGGTGGCGCCCAAGGGGGTGGGGAGCGTGATGCTCGACCTGCGCCTGCCCCCGCCCGGGGAACGCACCGTGGTCCTGGTCGCGGGCGACCAGATCCCGGGGGAGGAGGGGGTGTCCCTGGGGGGCGTGCTGGAACGCGCCGACCGTCTGCTGGCGAACCTGAACATATCCTTGGACGCGGTGCGGGAGCGGGTCCGGCAGAAGGGGCTGGGCGACCTGCTGGAGCATCCCTCCGTGGCCCAGGCGCTCCGCTCGCTGGATGCCACTCTGCGGGAGTTCCAGGCCCTGGCCCGGGAGGGTCGCGGCCTGGCCTCCCACGCGGATCGCAGCATGGGAGAGGCCGACCGGGCCCTCGTCGACCTGGAGAAGAGCCTGGCCGTGACCCGGGCCCTGCTGGAGAAGCGGGCGCCGGAGCTGGATCGGATACTGGTCAGCCTGGCCTCGGTCCTCCAGCAGTCGGACACCCTGCTGGCCCGCTTCCAGGCCGAGGATCAGCCCGAGCTGGAGGCCAGCCTCAAGGCGCTGCGGCGCTCCCTGGATTCCGTGGAGGAACTGCTGCAGCTGCTGAAGCAGAAGCCCAGCCGAGTCGTCTGGGGCACTCCCAGCGAGGCTGAACGGGAGAAGGCCAGACAGGCCCTGGAGGCCGCCAAGGCCCCGGCATCCCCGAAGTAG
- a CDS encoding OsmC family protein: protein MGSIATIHNGVNVEALNTTVSMVKANPALAKFTFRSKAKWINGAHSQSTFDSLYGAGMEHKRSTPMFLEADEPEALLGTDLAPNAGEAALHALSACLSVTYAYNATAMGLDISSLSFDMETDSDLQGFLELDKKVRPGLSQIRVKVNLACSGTPAQIQELHEKVIRTSPLYDTFKNPVDIQMSH from the coding sequence ATGGGCAGCATCGCAACCATCCACAACGGCGTGAATGTGGAGGCCCTCAACACCACCGTCTCGATGGTGAAGGCCAACCCCGCCCTCGCCAAGTTCACCTTCCGGTCCAAGGCCAAGTGGATCAACGGGGCCCATTCCCAGAGCACCTTCGATTCGCTCTACGGGGCGGGAATGGAGCACAAGCGGAGCACCCCGATGTTCCTCGAAGCCGACGAGCCCGAGGCCCTCCTGGGCACCGACCTGGCGCCCAACGCCGGAGAGGCGGCGCTCCACGCCCTCAGCGCCTGCCTGAGCGTGACCTACGCCTACAACGCCACGGCCATGGGCCTGGACATCAGCAGCCTGAGCTTCGATATGGAGACGGATTCCGATCTCCAGGGGTTCCTGGAACTGGACAAGAAGGTCCGGCCGGGATTGTCCCAGATCCGCGTGAAGGTGAACCTCGCCTGCAGCGGCACCCCGGCCCAGATCCAGGAACTCCACGAGAAGGTGATCCGCACCTCACCCCTGTATGACACCTTCAAGAACCCCGTAGACATCCAGATGAGCCACTGA
- a CDS encoding YciI family protein, with translation MYALILVRYRRPLPEVEAVTEAHRAYLGTLKAQGILLASGPLDPRFGGAWLVRVQDENPLADLDTLRDGDPFHKAGLANYELLPWHVMAGKDGFDKM, from the coding sequence ATGTACGCCCTCATCCTCGTCCGCTACCGTCGCCCCCTGCCCGAAGTGGAGGCGGTCACCGAGGCCCACCGGGCCTACCTCGGGACGCTGAAGGCGCAGGGCATCCTCCTGGCCTCGGGACCCCTGGATCCCCGCTTCGGCGGCGCCTGGCTCGTGCGGGTGCAGGACGAGAATCCCCTGGCGGACCTGGACACCCTCCGCGATGGCGACCCCTTCCACAAGGCCGGGCTCGCCAACTACGAACTCCTGCCCTGGCACGTGATGGCGGGGAAGGATGGCTTCGACAAGATGTGA
- a CDS encoding carbamate kinase — protein sequence MTRKIALLAIGGNALLKEKERGLQEEQLENARETAEMLARVVAEGYALCVVHGNGPQVGNLLIQQEAGSGQIPPYSLDICGAMTQGSMGYMLERMLINRLRFMGLDAPVTSVLTEVVVDKEDKGFQDPTKPVGPFYPEFRALELMRSKRWKMKEDSGRGWRKVVPSPQPIEIVQLDAIKTLLQSGSSVIAGGGGGIPVIRDASGFLVGVEAVIDKDRLSALLAAQLDADLFIILTGVAKVALDFGKPTQRWMDRITASEARRHLAEGQFPPGSMGPKIESALAYLEGGGHEVLITTAEALATEDPATVGTRIVRD from the coding sequence ATGACCCGAAAGATCGCACTCCTGGCCATTGGTGGAAACGCGCTTCTGAAAGAGAAGGAGCGCGGGCTCCAGGAGGAGCAGCTGGAGAACGCCCGGGAGACGGCGGAGATGCTGGCGCGGGTGGTGGCCGAGGGCTACGCGCTCTGCGTGGTGCATGGCAACGGGCCCCAGGTGGGCAACCTGCTCATCCAGCAGGAGGCCGGATCGGGCCAGATCCCGCCCTACAGCCTCGACATCTGCGGCGCCATGACCCAGGGTTCCATGGGCTACATGCTGGAGCGCATGCTCATCAACCGCCTGCGCTTCATGGGCCTGGACGCGCCGGTGACCTCCGTCCTCACGGAAGTGGTGGTGGACAAGGAGGACAAGGGCTTCCAGGACCCGACCAAGCCCGTGGGTCCCTTCTATCCCGAGTTCCGCGCCCTGGAGCTGATGCGGTCCAAGCGCTGGAAGATGAAGGAGGACTCGGGCCGCGGCTGGCGCAAGGTGGTGCCCTCGCCCCAGCCCATCGAGATCGTCCAGCTCGACGCCATCAAGACCCTGCTCCAGTCCGGCAGCTCGGTCATCGCCGGCGGTGGTGGCGGCATCCCTGTGATCCGCGATGCCAGCGGCTTCCTGGTGGGTGTGGAGGCCGTCATCGACAAGGACCGCCTCAGCGCCCTGCTGGCGGCCCAGCTGGATGCGGACCTCTTCATCATCCTCACGGGCGTGGCCAAGGTGGCGCTCGACTTCGGCAAGCCCACCCAGCGCTGGATGGACCGCATCACCGCCAGCGAGGCCCGGAGGCATCTCGCCGAGGGCCAGTTCCCGCCCGGCAGCATGGGCCCCAAGATCGAGAGCGCCCTGGCCTACCTGGAGGGCGGCGGTCACGAAGTGCTCATCACCACCGCCGAGGCCCTGGCCACCGAGGACCCGGCGACGGTGGGCACGCGCATCGTGCGAGACTGA
- a CDS encoding SEL1-like repeat protein: protein MRSLTPRLILLPWLALSAAVLSAQVQVGPGQEASWLLQGHGFWSGSEDAPRDRARAAACYRKAAEAGDAEAMAHLGRMHFRGEGIPKDPAEALKWLKASAGKGNARGLYHLAELYQSGFGVPVNHTQYAALLRAAALKGCPDAMAELGQCHSFGLGVAWNPSEAAAWFAKAAEQPVTLFYPMTLAWMHERGLGFPKDANAAFRYGQRAAAAGYVDAPRYMGHLYLNGIGVPRDPQAALGWLTRADALDDSHALVELAGMLMEGAGVPKDPRRAVALYRQAAGMGSATAMLLLGDCRQLGLGGPVDPAEAVLWYGKAAEREVQSAFPRLAWLYHKGEGVTQDDKRAVAWLRQGVEKGSTYAIYLLGWFSQNGWGLEKDVPRALSYYHQAGERGWPQAWLQLGFCYKLNDGIERDLSKSLEFFRKAADMGNITALHQVGWAYQNGEGVAVNLTEAIRCYQAAADQGSDASMNQLGWFHAHGLVVPKSPELALSWYLKAGAKGSTSGWWNAGLIYESGEETVLRDPAKAKHAFAEGAALGHAECMHKLGEYAERGLGGPRDIDQALAWYRKAMDKGNAEARAAYLRLTMPPPPEPDDEE, encoded by the coding sequence ATGCGCTCCCTGACCCCCCGGCTCATCCTCCTTCCCTGGCTGGCCCTGTCCGCAGCGGTCTTGTCGGCCCAGGTGCAGGTTGGCCCTGGGCAGGAAGCGAGCTGGCTGCTACAGGGGCACGGCTTCTGGTCCGGTTCGGAGGATGCCCCCAGAGATCGGGCCAGGGCCGCGGCCTGCTACCGGAAGGCCGCTGAAGCCGGAGATGCGGAGGCCATGGCCCACCTGGGGCGGATGCACTTCCGCGGGGAAGGCATCCCGAAAGATCCGGCCGAGGCTCTGAAGTGGCTCAAGGCCAGCGCGGGGAAGGGCAATGCCCGGGGGCTCTACCACCTGGCGGAGCTGTACCAGAGCGGCTTCGGCGTGCCGGTGAACCACACGCAGTATGCCGCCTTGCTTCGCGCTGCTGCGCTGAAGGGATGCCCCGATGCCATGGCGGAGCTGGGGCAGTGCCATTCCTTTGGTCTGGGGGTGGCCTGGAACCCCTCGGAGGCGGCGGCCTGGTTTGCCAAGGCCGCCGAGCAGCCCGTGACCCTCTTCTATCCGATGACCCTTGCGTGGATGCATGAGCGGGGCCTGGGATTCCCGAAGGACGCCAATGCCGCGTTCAGATATGGACAGCGGGCGGCGGCGGCGGGGTACGTGGATGCTCCGAGGTACATGGGGCACCTCTACCTCAACGGCATCGGCGTGCCCAGAGATCCGCAAGCGGCCCTGGGCTGGCTGACCCGAGCGGACGCCCTGGATGACTCCCATGCGCTCGTGGAGCTGGCGGGCATGCTGATGGAAGGTGCGGGCGTACCCAAGGACCCCAGGCGCGCGGTGGCCCTCTACCGCCAGGCGGCGGGCATGGGCTCCGCCACGGCCATGTTGCTTCTGGGGGACTGTCGCCAGCTGGGGCTGGGCGGTCCGGTGGATCCAGCCGAGGCCGTCCTGTGGTACGGGAAGGCCGCCGAGCGCGAAGTTCAGTCCGCCTTCCCCCGCCTCGCCTGGCTCTACCACAAAGGCGAGGGGGTGACCCAGGACGACAAGCGGGCCGTGGCCTGGCTGAGGCAGGGCGTCGAGAAGGGCTCGACCTATGCCATCTACCTGCTCGGCTGGTTTTCGCAGAACGGATGGGGCCTGGAGAAGGATGTCCCCAGAGCCCTGAGCTATTACCATCAGGCCGGCGAGCGGGGGTGGCCCCAGGCTTGGCTGCAGCTGGGCTTCTGCTACAAATTGAACGACGGCATCGAGAGGGATCTCTCCAAGTCGCTGGAGTTCTTCCGCAAGGCCGCGGATATGGGGAACATCACGGCCCTGCATCAAGTCGGCTGGGCTTATCAAAATGGTGAAGGCGTGGCCGTGAACCTGACGGAGGCCATCCGGTGCTACCAGGCGGCCGCGGACCAGGGCAGTGATGCCTCCATGAACCAGCTCGGATGGTTCCATGCCCATGGGCTCGTCGTTCCCAAGAGCCCTGAACTTGCCCTCAGCTGGTATCTCAAGGCTGGAGCCAAGGGGAGCACCAGCGGCTGGTGGAACGCTGGGCTGATCTATGAATCGGGGGAAGAGACGGTCCTTCGGGACCCCGCCAAGGCGAAGCACGCCTTCGCTGAAGGCGCGGCGCTTGGACATGCGGAGTGCATGCACAAGCTCGGCGAGTATGCGGAACGCGGACTCGGGGGGCCCCGCGATATCGATCAGGCCCTCGCCTGGTACCGGAAGGCCATGGACAAGGGCAATGCCGAAGCCCGGGCGGCCTATCTGCGCCTGACGATGCCCCCGCCGCCCGAGCCCGACGACGAGGAGTGA
- a CDS encoding GNAT family N-acetyltransferase, giving the protein MRIRPALPDDAGALAALGERLWRETYTGLIPGSNLELHLAATFGPSRQAAELADPACRMLVIERAGALLGYALLRACHPEHENPPFHFVKPLEVARFYVDASLHGQGAAQELMAAVLAHAAAAGHDGVWLQVWEQNPRAIRFYAKAGFADAGEATFRVGEQVDRDRLLVHALMTRNR; this is encoded by the coding sequence ATGCGTATCCGCCCTGCCCTTCCCGATGACGCCGGGGCCCTTGCCGCGCTGGGCGAACGCCTCTGGCGCGAGACCTATACTGGGCTCATCCCCGGATCGAACCTGGAGCTGCACCTGGCCGCGACCTTCGGCCCGAGCCGGCAGGCCGCTGAGCTGGCCGACCCGGCTTGCCGCATGCTGGTGATCGAGCGCGCTGGCGCCCTCCTGGGCTACGCCCTGCTCCGGGCCTGCCACCCCGAACATGAAAACCCGCCTTTCCACTTCGTCAAGCCGCTCGAAGTGGCCCGGTTCTATGTGGATGCCTCACTGCACGGACAAGGTGCCGCCCAGGAATTGATGGCGGCCGTTCTGGCTCATGCCGCCGCCGCGGGCCACGACGGGGTGTGGCTCCAGGTCTGGGAGCAGAACCCCCGCGCCATCCGGTTCTACGCCAAGGCCGGTTTCGCCGATGCCGGGGAGGCCACCTTCCGCGTCGGTGAACAGGTGGACCGCGACCGGCTGCTGGTGCATGCCCTCATGACCCGCAATCGGTAA